One Streptomyces coeruleorubidus DNA segment encodes these proteins:
- a CDS encoding carbohydrate ABC transporter permease: MKAKQSLGSRLAEGVSGGLVRVFLIVVGLFWLVPTIGLLLASLRSPEDIAASGWWKVFTEPSQMTFDSYSKLLENEDITSSLLNTVWITVPATLLVVVIGSLAGYAFAWMEFPGRDWWFLGVVGLLVVPVQVALIPIAELFGNIGIFGSVIGVVLFHVGFGLPFAVFLLRNFFAEIPRELLEAARLDGAGELRLFFRVVMPLGAPAIASLGIFQFLWVWNDMLVALIFSDSGSQPITVALQTQVRQFGNNIDVLAPGAFISMVVPLAVFFAFQRQFVSGVMAGAVK; this comes from the coding sequence ATGAAGGCGAAGCAGTCGCTGGGGTCCCGGCTGGCCGAGGGGGTCAGCGGTGGGCTGGTGCGGGTGTTCCTCATCGTCGTCGGCTTGTTCTGGCTGGTGCCGACGATCGGTCTGCTGCTGGCCAGTCTCCGCTCGCCGGAGGACATCGCGGCGAGCGGCTGGTGGAAGGTGTTCACCGAGCCGTCGCAGATGACGTTCGACAGCTACTCCAAGCTGCTGGAGAACGAGGACATCACCAGCAGCCTGCTCAACACGGTGTGGATCACCGTGCCGGCGACCCTGCTGGTCGTGGTGATCGGCTCGCTGGCGGGCTACGCCTTCGCCTGGATGGAGTTCCCGGGCCGCGACTGGTGGTTCCTGGGCGTGGTCGGGCTGTTGGTCGTGCCCGTGCAGGTCGCGCTGATCCCGATCGCCGAACTCTTCGGCAACATCGGCATCTTCGGCTCGGTGATCGGCGTGGTGCTCTTCCACGTCGGCTTCGGTCTGCCCTTCGCGGTGTTCCTGCTGCGGAACTTCTTCGCGGAGATCCCGAGGGAGCTGCTGGAGGCGGCACGCCTGGACGGGGCGGGTGAACTGCGCCTGTTCTTCCGTGTCGTGATGCCGCTCGGCGCCCCGGCGATCGCCTCGCTCGGCATCTTCCAGTTCCTGTGGGTGTGGAACGACATGCTGGTCGCGCTGATCTTCTCGGACTCCGGGAGCCAGCCGATCACGGTCGCACTCCAGACTCAGGTACGGCAGTTCGGCAACAACATCGACGTGCTGGCACCCGGCGCGTTCATCTCGATGGTGGTCCCGCTGGCCGTCTTCTTCGCGTTCCAGCGGCAGTTCGTGTCCGGCGTGATGGCGGGAGCCGTCAAGTAG
- a CDS encoding bifunctional glycosyltransferase/CDP-glycerol:glycerophosphate glycerophosphotransferase, which yields MPRFSIIVPVYKVQGFLRECLDSVLGQSYGDFEVIAVDDRSPDGSGAILDHYAARDDRVRVLHLSENVGLGRARNAGLEQAAGDYVLFLDSDDHYTPGLLAAVAARLEATGEPDILVFDHVRTHWWGRGGRSEAADLLAAAGTDTFGIRESPQYLNLFLVAWNKAYRRSFFQEHGLRYAPGLYEDAPVTYRSMVLAERIACLDRIGVEYRQRRQGAITKTPGRRHFDIFTQYEGLFAFLEQRPDLDWARPLLLERALDHMLFVLSREDRVRPADRGDFYREIRSFHRRHLPGGGCPEPDGWRGVEMRLVASAPYASYAAVRGLRDLRAAALGGQRRVTRKASDVAVRTWYRAQSKRPLDPHLAVYSATHHRGVSGDPAAIHAKARELAPHIRGVWVVREDAVDALPPGVDHVTPGSRRYHEVMARATYWVNNVNWPGTLAKRPGSVHIHTHQGTPLKYMGADLLTKPGARHGFDVPQMLRRADRWDYSLVGGRHAERAWERAYPCHFTSLRTGSPRNDVLVGAGPERGPAVRERLGIPADHTVVLYAPTRRDYRRGGHVDRFDLARFAADLGPGHTLVVRLHPSLAGGVARGLGLADLHRRGVVVDATDEPHVEDVMLASDALVTDYSALMFDYVLLDRPVVVHADDWGAFTASRGAYFDITADAPGHVSRSYRELAWLFASGTWRDAESARLRAGFRERYCEFEDGQAAERVVRLLMLGERVGALLPAARRTPGLPARSEALVER from the coding sequence GTGCCCCGCTTCAGCATCATCGTCCCCGTCTACAAGGTGCAGGGCTTCCTGCGCGAGTGTCTCGACTCGGTGCTCGGCCAGTCGTACGGCGACTTCGAGGTGATCGCCGTGGACGACCGCTCGCCGGACGGCAGCGGCGCGATCCTCGACCATTACGCGGCCCGCGACGACCGGGTGCGGGTGCTGCACCTGTCCGAGAACGTCGGCCTGGGCCGGGCCCGCAACGCCGGCCTGGAGCAGGCGGCCGGCGACTACGTCCTGTTCCTCGACAGCGACGACCACTACACGCCGGGCCTGCTGGCTGCCGTCGCCGCGCGCCTCGAAGCGACCGGCGAGCCGGACATCCTGGTCTTCGACCACGTGCGCACCCACTGGTGGGGCCGGGGCGGGCGCAGTGAAGCGGCGGACCTGCTGGCCGCGGCGGGCACGGACACCTTCGGCATCCGGGAGAGCCCGCAGTACCTGAACCTCTTCCTGGTCGCCTGGAACAAGGCGTACCGCCGGTCCTTCTTCCAGGAGCACGGCCTTCGGTACGCGCCGGGGCTGTACGAGGACGCGCCGGTCACCTACCGGTCGATGGTGCTGGCGGAGCGGATCGCCTGCCTGGACCGGATCGGGGTGGAGTACCGGCAGCGCCGGCAGGGCGCGATCACCAAGACGCCGGGGCGGCGGCACTTCGACATCTTCACCCAGTACGAGGGCCTGTTCGCGTTCCTGGAGCAGCGCCCCGACCTCGACTGGGCGCGGCCGCTGCTGCTGGAGCGGGCCCTGGACCACATGCTGTTCGTGCTGTCCCGGGAGGACCGGGTGCGGCCGGCGGACCGGGGCGACTTCTACCGCGAGATCCGCTCCTTCCACCGCCGTCACCTCCCCGGGGGCGGCTGCCCGGAGCCGGACGGCTGGCGCGGGGTCGAGATGCGGCTGGTGGCGTCGGCGCCCTACGCGTCGTACGCGGCGGTGCGGGGTCTGCGGGACCTGCGCGCGGCGGCCCTGGGCGGGCAGCGGCGGGTGACGCGGAAGGCGTCGGATGTCGCCGTGCGCACCTGGTACCGGGCCCAGTCGAAGCGCCCCCTCGATCCGCATCTCGCCGTCTACTCGGCGACCCACCACCGGGGCGTGTCCGGCGACCCGGCCGCGATCCACGCCAAGGCGCGGGAGCTCGCCCCGCACATCCGGGGCGTGTGGGTGGTCCGGGAGGACGCGGTGGACGCGCTGCCGCCCGGCGTCGACCATGTGACGCCGGGCTCGCGGCGCTATCACGAGGTCATGGCGCGGGCCACGTACTGGGTGAACAACGTCAACTGGCCCGGCACCCTGGCCAAGCGGCCCGGCAGCGTCCACATCCACACCCACCAGGGCACCCCGCTCAAGTACATGGGCGCGGACCTGCTGACCAAGCCGGGCGCCCGGCACGGCTTCGACGTGCCGCAGATGTTGCGCCGCGCCGACCGCTGGGACTACAGCCTGGTCGGGGGCCGGCACGCGGAGCGGGCCTGGGAGCGGGCGTACCCGTGCCACTTCACCTCGCTGCGGACCGGCAGCCCGCGCAACGACGTGCTGGTCGGCGCCGGCCCGGAGCGGGGCCCGGCCGTGCGCGAGCGGCTCGGCATCCCCGCCGACCACACGGTCGTGCTGTACGCGCCGACCCGCCGCGACTACCGGCGGGGCGGGCACGTCGACCGGTTCGACCTGGCCCGGTTCGCCGCGGACCTCGGCCCCGGCCACACGCTCGTCGTCCGTCTGCACCCGTCGCTTGCCGGGGGCGTGGCGCGCGGCCTGGGCCTTGCCGACCTGCACCGGCGGGGGGTGGTGGTGGACGCGACGGACGAGCCGCACGTCGAGGACGTGATGCTCGCCTCCGACGCGCTGGTCACCGACTACTCCGCCCTGATGTTCGACTACGTCCTCCTCGACCGGCCGGTCGTGGTGCACGCCGACGACTGGGGCGCGTTCACGGCGAGCCGGGGCGCCTACTTCGACATCACGGCCGACGCGCCGGGGCACGTGTCGCGCTCGTACCGGGAGCTGGCCTGGCTGTTCGCTTCCGGCACCTGGCGGGACGCGGAGTCGGCGCGGCTGCGGGCGGGCTTCAGGGAGCGGTACTGCGAGTTCGAGGACGGGCAGGCCGCCGAGCGGGTCGTCCGTCTGCTGATGCTGGGCGAGCGGGTCGGTGCGCTGCTGCCGGCGGCACGCCGGACCCCGGGGCTGCCCGCCCGGTCCGAGGCGCTGGTCGAGCGATGA
- a CDS encoding bifunctional glycosyltransferase/CDP-glycerol:glycerophosphate glycerophosphotransferase, translating into MPRFSIVVPSHGVAGRLSQALDSILAQSFGDFELIPVCDAPDSPAADVVAGYAERDSRVTPVHSPPSAGLAGARNTGLRSAVGGHVLFLDGDDVLVPGALAALDARLGAVGDVDVLYFEHERTPWWEGEPANPAAPLLAGTPDGAFSPDRAPRLTGVALPAWSAAYRRGFLTEQGLAFPGDHFTDTGFGGLVALRAERVAALRAVVVRHLLRRQGNRLNLPGEHHTELLDQTELVLTRAVEQGLPADRLRPLFEQLFAAVLKTAAHPRRLPAGRRAFFQRASALYRQHRPAGYQPPGGSLGVQHRLLAAGSYAAFRTLRAANRRAARAAALLPRPRGLRTRLRYAAGLRLPLDKNLVVYCAYWGRGYACNPAAIHAKARELAPHLRSVFLVEPDAVDSVPKDVEYAVIGSRKYWQVLARAEYLVNNANFADAVVKRPGSVHLQTQHGTPLKKMGADQATYPVVAAATGSFAKLLARVDRWDYNLTSNRHSTEMWEKAFPGAHETLEYGYPRNDVYCTASAEDVARVRKELGVPDGKKALLYAPTHRDYATGFESGLDLAEFCEAIGDDYVVLLRAHYFYDQGASRGGGRIIDVTGHRSSEDVCLAADALITDYSSIMFDYANLDRPIVVYADDWEVYREVRGVYFDLMGVPPGRVCRTPEELAAVFRDGGWADESATALRAAFRERFCQFDDGRAAERVVRRVLLGEPPESIPPVIPLAERVPAPAAATLVRS; encoded by the coding sequence ATGCCCCGCTTCAGCATCGTCGTCCCGTCCCATGGGGTCGCGGGCCGGCTGTCCCAGGCGCTGGACTCGATCCTCGCCCAGTCGTTCGGCGACTTCGAGCTGATCCCGGTGTGCGACGCGCCCGACTCACCCGCGGCGGACGTCGTCGCCGGGTACGCCGAGCGGGACTCCCGGGTGACGCCGGTGCACTCGCCGCCGTCGGCCGGTCTGGCCGGGGCGCGCAACACCGGGCTGCGGTCGGCGGTCGGCGGCCATGTGCTGTTCCTCGACGGGGACGACGTCCTGGTCCCGGGGGCGCTGGCGGCGCTGGACGCCCGGCTGGGCGCGGTGGGCGACGTCGACGTCCTGTACTTCGAGCACGAGCGCACCCCCTGGTGGGAGGGCGAGCCGGCCAACCCGGCCGCGCCCCTGCTGGCCGGGACACCGGACGGGGCCTTCTCCCCCGACCGGGCCCCGCGGCTGACGGGCGTGGCGCTGCCGGCGTGGAGCGCGGCCTACCGCCGGGGCTTCCTCACCGAGCAGGGCCTGGCCTTCCCCGGGGACCACTTCACCGACACGGGGTTCGGCGGCCTTGTCGCCCTGCGGGCGGAGCGGGTGGCGGCCCTGCGCGCGGTCGTCGTCCGGCATCTGCTGCGCCGGCAGGGCAACCGCCTCAACCTGCCCGGAGAGCACCACACCGAGCTGCTCGACCAGACCGAGCTGGTGCTGACGCGGGCCGTGGAGCAGGGGCTGCCGGCGGACCGGCTGCGGCCGCTGTTCGAGCAGCTCTTCGCCGCCGTACTGAAGACGGCCGCCCATCCCCGGCGGCTGCCGGCCGGGCGGCGTGCCTTCTTCCAGCGGGCGAGCGCGCTCTACCGGCAGCACCGCCCCGCCGGCTACCAGCCGCCCGGCGGCAGCCTCGGCGTCCAGCACCGGCTGCTGGCGGCCGGGTCGTACGCGGCCTTTCGCACCTTGCGCGCCGCCAACCGGAGGGCCGCGCGGGCCGCCGCGCTGCTCCCGCGCCCCCGGGGGCTGCGCACCCGCCTGCGGTACGCGGCCGGTCTGCGCCTCCCCCTCGACAAGAACCTCGTCGTGTACTGCGCGTACTGGGGCCGCGGCTACGCCTGCAACCCGGCCGCGATCCACGCCAAGGCCCGCGAACTCGCCCCGCACCTGCGTTCGGTGTTCCTGGTGGAGCCCGACGCGGTGGACAGCGTGCCGAAGGACGTGGAGTACGCGGTGATCGGCAGCCGCAAGTACTGGCAGGTGCTGGCCCGCGCCGAGTACCTCGTCAACAACGCCAACTTCGCGGACGCCGTCGTCAAACGGCCCGGCAGCGTGCACCTCCAGACCCAGCACGGCACACCGCTGAAGAAGATGGGCGCCGACCAGGCGACGTACCCCGTGGTGGCCGCGGCGACCGGGAGCTTCGCCAAGCTGCTGGCCCGGGTCGACCGCTGGGACTACAACCTCACCTCCAACCGCCACTCCACCGAGATGTGGGAGAAGGCGTTCCCGGGCGCCCACGAGACCCTCGAGTACGGCTATCCGCGCAACGACGTCTACTGCACGGCGTCCGCCGAGGACGTCGCCCGCGTCCGCAAGGAACTGGGCGTCCCGGACGGCAAGAAGGCCCTGCTCTACGCGCCCACGCACCGCGACTACGCCACCGGCTTCGAGTCGGGGCTGGACCTCGCGGAGTTCTGCGAGGCGATCGGCGACGACTACGTGGTGCTGCTGCGCGCCCACTACTTCTACGACCAGGGGGCGAGCCGGGGCGGCGGCCGGATCATCGACGTCACCGGGCACCGCTCCTCGGAGGACGTGTGCCTGGCCGCCGACGCGCTGATCACCGACTACTCGTCGATCATGTTCGACTACGCCAACCTGGACCGGCCGATCGTCGTGTACGCCGACGACTGGGAGGTCTACCGGGAGGTCCGGGGCGTCTACTTCGACCTGATGGGGGTCCCGCCCGGCCGGGTATGCCGCACGCCCGAGGAACTGGCGGCCGTGTTCCGCGACGGCGGCTGGGCCGACGAGTCAGCCACGGCCCTGCGCGCCGCGTTCCGGGAGCGCTTCTGCCAGTTCGACGACGGGCGGGCCGCCGAGCGCGTCGTACGCCGGGTGCTGCTGGGGGAGCCGCCCGAGTCGATCCCGCCCGTGATCCCGCTCGCGGAGCGCGTCCCGGCCCCCGCCGCCGCCACCCTCGTAAGGAGCTGA
- a CDS encoding bifunctional glycosyltransferase/CDP-glycerol:glycerophosphate glycerophosphotransferase, which translates to MPRFSVIVPAYQVQAYLHECLESVLSQSCPDLELIVVDDCSPDACGAIIDEFAARDARVHPVHLPENIGLGRARNAGVARASGDYLLFLDSDDTLTPDALRSIADRLKETGDPDVLVFDYARTYWTGEAVRNQAALQLTEQGPAPFRLEDRPGLLRLLMVAWNKAYRREFVEEQGFVFPPGYYEDTPWTYPVLMTAESIATLDRVCVHYRQRRQGSILRTTSERHFDVLDQYDRVFAYLEERAELARWRPVLFRRMVHHLVIVYSRRDRLPPGSRADFMRRARAHYRRYRTRGAPVPLRARVQHTLIRFGLHRTYRTLQLVSALHRGVARSTGHLLRGVRSAALRLHYRVQRCLPLRADRAVFTAYDGRGHSCNPGALESAFRDLAPHIRTAWVARPEYHHTIPPGPRRLVPGTAAYWTALARSAWLVSNTDFDHRLVKRRGQTLIQTGQGTPLGHIGLDLQERPAAARGRDFARLLKGVDQWDYVLSANRHTTLTHERVHPGRYTTLEYGYPRNDVFRTATPADVARLRASLGIPEGTVAILYAPTHRDYRRSQRHALDLQRIVRRLGPRFLVLARAHHAYDTPLTSTCGRVVDVSDHPSVQSLCLASDALVTDYSSLMFDYANLDRPIVIHADDWEAYEAARGTYFDLRSFPPGAVARGEDELIDIFATGHWRGSRSAQLRSAFRERFCTYDDGRAAERVVRRVVLGESDLPPVVPLHERRPVPSAAASPAREPLATVPQPAGPAVVTDSL; encoded by the coding sequence TTGCCCAGGTTCAGTGTCATTGTCCCCGCGTACCAGGTTCAGGCGTACCTGCACGAGTGCCTCGAATCGGTGCTCTCCCAGTCCTGTCCCGATCTGGAACTGATCGTCGTCGACGACTGCTCGCCGGACGCGTGCGGCGCGATCATCGACGAGTTCGCCGCCCGCGACGCGCGCGTCCACCCCGTCCATCTACCGGAGAACATCGGCCTGGGCCGCGCGAGAAACGCCGGCGTGGCGCGCGCGAGCGGCGACTACCTGCTGTTCCTCGACAGTGACGACACCCTCACACCCGACGCGCTGCGGTCGATCGCGGACCGGCTGAAGGAGACGGGCGATCCGGACGTCCTGGTCTTCGACTACGCGCGCACGTACTGGACGGGTGAGGCGGTCCGCAACCAGGCGGCCCTCCAGCTCACCGAGCAGGGCCCGGCCCCGTTCCGCCTGGAGGACCGGCCGGGCCTGCTGCGGCTGCTGATGGTCGCCTGGAACAAGGCCTACCGGCGGGAGTTCGTCGAGGAGCAGGGGTTCGTCTTCCCGCCCGGGTACTACGAGGACACGCCGTGGACGTACCCGGTCCTCATGACCGCGGAGTCGATCGCGACCCTGGACCGCGTCTGCGTGCACTACCGGCAGCGGCGGCAGGGCAGCATCCTGCGCACCACCAGTGAGCGGCACTTCGACGTCCTCGACCAGTACGACCGGGTGTTCGCGTACCTGGAGGAGCGCGCCGAACTGGCCCGGTGGCGGCCGGTGTTGTTCCGCCGCATGGTCCATCACCTGGTGATCGTGTACTCCCGGCGGGACCGGCTGCCCCCCGGCTCGCGCGCGGACTTCATGCGCCGGGCCCGCGCCCACTACCGCCGCTACCGCACCCGGGGCGCCCCCGTCCCCCTGCGCGCCCGGGTGCAGCACACCCTGATCCGCTTCGGCCTGCACCGCACCTACCGCACGCTCCAGCTGGTGTCGGCCCTGCACCGCGGCGTCGCGCGGAGCACCGGGCATCTGCTGCGCGGTGTGCGGTCCGCCGCGCTCCGGCTCCACTACCGCGTCCAGCGCTGTCTCCCGCTGCGCGCCGACCGGGCCGTCTTCACCGCCTACGACGGCCGCGGCCACAGCTGCAACCCGGGCGCGCTGGAGTCCGCGTTCCGCGATCTCGCGCCGCACATCCGCACGGCGTGGGTCGCCCGTCCCGAGTACCACCACACCATCCCGCCGGGCCCGCGCCGTCTCGTCCCCGGCACGGCCGCCTACTGGACGGCACTCGCCCGCTCCGCCTGGCTGGTCAGCAACACCGACTTCGACCACCGCCTGGTCAAGCGCCGGGGCCAGACCCTGATCCAGACCGGGCAGGGCACCCCGCTGGGGCACATCGGCCTCGACCTCCAGGAGCGCCCGGCGGCGGCCCGGGGCAGGGACTTCGCCCGGCTGCTCAAGGGCGTCGACCAGTGGGACTACGTGCTGTCCGCCAACCGCCACACCACCCTCACCCACGAGCGCGTCCACCCCGGCCGCTACACCACGCTGGAGTACGGCTACCCCCGCAACGACGTGTTCCGCACGGCGACTCCGGCGGACGTGGCCCGGCTGCGCGCCTCGCTCGGCATCCCGGAGGGCACGGTGGCGATCCTCTACGCGCCGACCCACCGCGACTACCGCCGCTCCCAGCGCCACGCCCTCGACCTCCAGCGGATCGTGCGCCGCCTGGGCCCGCGCTTCCTCGTGCTGGCCCGCGCCCACCACGCCTACGACACCCCGCTGACCAGCACCTGCGGCCGGGTCGTCGACGTCAGCGACCACCCGAGCGTCCAGTCCCTGTGCCTGGCCTCGGACGCCCTGGTCACGGACTACTCGTCGCTGATGTTCGACTACGCCAACCTGGACCGGCCGATCGTGATCCACGCCGACGACTGGGAGGCGTACGAGGCGGCCCGCGGCACCTACTTCGACCTGCGCTCCTTCCCGCCGGGCGCGGTCGCGCGCGGCGAGGACGAGCTGATCGACATCTTCGCCACCGGCCACTGGCGCGGCTCCCGGTCGGCCCAGCTGCGCTCGGCGTTCCGGGAGCGGTTCTGCACGTACGACGACGGCCGGGCCGCCGAGCGGGTCGTGCGCCGGGTCGTCCTCGGGGAGTCGGACCTGCCGCCGGTCGTGCCGCTCCACGAGCGCCGGCCGGTGCCGTCGGCGGCGGCCTCGCCGGCGCGCGAGCCGCTCGCCACGGTGCCGCAGCCGGCCGGTCCGGCCGTCGTCACCGACAGCCTCTGA
- a CDS encoding carbohydrate ABC transporter permease has protein sequence MTSATAAGGVKPPAAPKSRKSVTGTRRTVAALFLLPALVLLGALVVYPIGYSVVRSFYDQSGDGFAGIDNYKALFTDEGIRTALKNNIIWVVFAPTVATVLGLIFAVLTERVRWGTAFKLVVFMPMAISMLAAGIIFRLVYDQDPDKGVANAVWVGVHDTFAQASAFPKAHPGRQSPLEPGGGGAFITKSPVRTGETVSLPLVGVAPDLMPDDAKPAVAAKPEPDKITGTTWQDFTRGKGVGTLNRVDSSELGYAGMRIEAVKDGRVVASATAGDDGTFTLPASADGAQLRLPDSNFKEPYNGLDWLGPSLVTPSIIGAYIWMWAGFAMVLIAAGLAGVPRELLEAARVDGATEWQVFRRVTVPLLAPVLAVVTVTLMINVLKIFDLVFIIAPGSAQDDANVLALELYRKGFSEDQPGIASAISVFLLLLVIPVMWFNVRRLRREVRR, from the coding sequence ATGACGTCGGCCACGGCGGCAGGGGGCGTCAAGCCCCCTGCCGCTCCCAAGTCGCGCAAGAGTGTGACCGGCACCCGCAGGACCGTCGCGGCGCTGTTCCTGCTGCCCGCGCTCGTCCTGCTCGGCGCGCTCGTGGTGTACCCGATCGGGTACTCGGTGGTCCGCAGCTTCTACGACCAGTCCGGCGACGGCTTCGCCGGGATCGACAACTACAAGGCCCTCTTCACCGACGAGGGCATACGCACCGCGCTGAAGAACAACATCATCTGGGTGGTGTTCGCGCCGACGGTCGCGACGGTGCTCGGCCTGATCTTCGCGGTGCTGACCGAACGGGTGCGCTGGGGCACGGCCTTCAAGCTGGTCGTCTTCATGCCGATGGCGATCTCGATGCTGGCGGCGGGCATCATCTTCCGCCTGGTGTACGACCAGGATCCGGACAAAGGCGTCGCGAACGCGGTGTGGGTGGGCGTGCACGACACGTTCGCCCAGGCGTCGGCCTTCCCGAAGGCCCACCCGGGCCGTCAGTCGCCGCTGGAGCCGGGGGGCGGGGGCGCGTTCATCACCAAGTCGCCCGTCCGCACGGGTGAGACCGTCTCGCTGCCCCTGGTGGGTGTCGCGCCGGACCTGATGCCGGACGACGCGAAGCCCGCCGTGGCGGCCAAGCCCGAGCCGGACAAGATCACCGGTACGACCTGGCAGGACTTCACGCGGGGCAAGGGCGTGGGGACGCTCAACCGGGTCGACTCCTCCGAACTGGGCTATGCCGGCATGAGGATCGAGGCCGTGAAGGACGGCAGGGTCGTGGCGTCGGCGACGGCCGGCGACGACGGCACCTTCACGCTGCCGGCCTCGGCCGACGGGGCCCAACTCCGGCTCCCGGACAGCAACTTCAAGGAGCCGTACAACGGCCTGGACTGGCTCGGCCCGTCCCTGGTCACCCCGTCCATCATCGGCGCGTACATCTGGATGTGGGCGGGCTTCGCGATGGTGCTGATCGCGGCCGGGCTCGCGGGCGTGCCGCGTGAACTGCTGGAGGCGGCCCGGGTCGACGGCGCGACCGAGTGGCAGGTGTTCAGACGGGTCACGGTGCCGCTGCTGGCGCCGGTCCTCGCGGTCGTCACCGTCACCCTGATGATCAACGTGCTGAAGATCTTCGACCTGGTCTTCATCATCGCCCCCGGCTCCGCCCAGGACGACGCGAACGTCCTCGCCCTGGAGCTGTACCGCAAGGGCTTCTCCGAGGACCAGCCGGGCATCGCCAGCGCCATCTCGGTGTTCCTGCTGCTGCTCGTGATCCCGGTGATGTGGTTCAACGTGCGTCGGCTGAGGCGGGAGGTCAGGCGATGA
- a CDS encoding ABC transporter substrate-binding protein: MRMTSSTIRTRWSPKRDKATPHSRRAAKAAAAVAAGALALSLTACGGDDGGNSGTQGNTEETANNVTLPKLDGTSLEIAAVWTGAEQANFKKVLAEFEKRTGAKVTFVPAQDPIINFIGSKVAGGQPPDIVMLPQPGAIKQAVDRGWAKPLGAEALKELGENYSQGWQDIGKVGGKQYGVYYKAANKSLIWYNNQVFENAGASEPETWPDLLKTAQTVYDSGVTPFSVGGAEGWTLTDWFENVYLSQAGPEKYDQLAKHEIKWTDPSVKDALTTLAQVWGKANYVAGGANGALQTDFPASVTQVFTGGDQPKAAMVAAGDFAQVNIPTTMKVGTDAKVFPFPAVGDNGPVVSGGDAAVILEDSKGAQALATWLASPDAAQIQAKLGGYLSPNKNVPNSAYPNAVQQRIAKALIDAGDDFRFDMSDQAPQAFGGTPGKGEWKILQDFLKNPKDVAGTQAKLETEAAAAYGG; the protein is encoded by the coding sequence ATGCGCATGACGAGCAGCACCATCCGGACACGCTGGTCGCCGAAACGGGACAAGGCGACCCCCCACAGCCGCAGAGCCGCCAAGGCCGCGGCCGCCGTCGCCGCGGGAGCGCTCGCGCTCTCGCTCACCGCCTGCGGAGGCGACGACGGCGGAAACAGTGGAACCCAGGGCAACACCGAGGAGACCGCCAACAACGTCACCCTTCCGAAGCTTGACGGGACGAGCCTGGAGATCGCCGCCGTGTGGACCGGCGCCGAGCAGGCCAACTTCAAGAAGGTCCTGGCGGAGTTCGAGAAGCGCACGGGCGCCAAGGTCACGTTCGTGCCCGCCCAGGACCCGATCATCAACTTCATCGGCTCGAAGGTGGCCGGCGGGCAGCCGCCGGACATCGTGATGCTGCCGCAGCCGGGCGCCATCAAGCAGGCCGTCGACCGGGGCTGGGCCAAGCCTCTCGGCGCCGAGGCCCTGAAGGAGCTCGGCGAGAACTACTCGCAGGGCTGGCAGGACATCGGCAAGGTGGGCGGCAAGCAGTACGGCGTCTACTACAAGGCCGCCAACAAGTCCCTCATCTGGTACAACAACCAGGTCTTCGAGAACGCCGGGGCGAGTGAGCCCGAGACCTGGCCGGATCTGCTGAAGACGGCACAGACGGTCTACGACTCCGGCGTCACCCCGTTCTCCGTCGGCGGCGCCGAGGGCTGGACGCTGACCGACTGGTTCGAGAACGTGTACCTCTCCCAGGCCGGGCCGGAGAAGTACGACCAGCTGGCCAAGCACGAGATCAAGTGGACGGACCCGTCCGTGAAGGACGCGCTGACCACGCTCGCGCAGGTCTGGGGCAAGGCGAACTACGTCGCGGGCGGGGCGAACGGGGCGTTGCAGACCGACTTCCCGGCCTCCGTCACGCAGGTCTTCACCGGCGGGGACCAGCCCAAGGCGGCCATGGTCGCCGCGGGCGACTTCGCGCAGGTCAACATCCCGACGACCATGAAGGTCGGCACGGACGCGAAGGTGTTCCCGTTCCCGGCGGTCGGTGACAACGGGCCGGTGGTCTCGGGCGGCGACGCGGCCGTGATCCTTGAGGACTCGAAGGGGGCGCAGGCCCTGGCCACCTGGCTCGCCTCGCCGGACGCGGCGCAGATCCAGGCCAAGCTGGGCGGCTACCTCTCACCGAACAAGAACGTGCCGAACTCCGCGTACCCGAACGCGGTGCAGCAGAGGATCGCCAAGGCGCTCATCGACGCCGGTGACGACTTCCGCTTCGACATGTCCGACCAGGCCCCGCAGGCCTTCGGCGGTACGCCCGGCAAGGGCGAGTGGAAGATCCTCCAGGACTTCCTGAAGAACCCGAAGGACGTCGCGGGTACGCAAGCGAAGCTGGAGACCGAAGCGGCCGCGGCCTACGGAGGCTGA